The Gilliamella apicola genome window below encodes:
- a CDS encoding beta-glucoside-specific PTS transporter subunit IIABC, translated as MKNKELAESIIDKVGGKDNITSLVHCATRLRFVLNDESKADAESLKKQKGVITVVKSGGQFQVVIGNHVADVFSDIMQLTNLNENSTTNANPDKKMGVFSKLIDLVSGIFIPALVVIVAGGIFKGIIALLQVLEIVNADSETYNFLFAIADAPFYYLPIILGFSAVKKFGGNPYVGMALGGALVHPNIVGMLGGAFELQTSLFMIPIKLIPYASSVFPIIIASWFYSLLESNFNKIMHDSFKKFIAPLLGIIITVPLTFAVIGPVVAFLSDIVAAGIINVYELNSVIASMILAGLWQVMVIFGIHWGMVPFAMNNFALYSQDFMMPILFPAVFAQVGAVLAVMLRSKDPQMKTLASSSVLSGIFGVTEPAIYGINLPLKRPFVIGCISAMIGGGIVGYYHSVIYSFSFISIFSFLQLIPPTGIDEKFYAVVFGSLISFGVSTTVTYLFGIPKDKKAADENQPQNNEDKKQTDEVKQVDTITISSPMTGKVIPLSQVNDPTFAGELMGKGSAIIPTIGQALAPEDGEVVSLFRTKHAIGLVTNSGAEILIHIGIDTVKLDGQHFKAHIEAGSKVKKGDLLVSFDIDAIKQAGFEVTTPIIITNTDNYKDIQTIFMQDDIQAGDALLALNKSEDKE; from the coding sequence ATGAAAAACAAAGAACTTGCCGAATCAATCATTGATAAAGTTGGTGGAAAAGATAATATTACCAGTCTAGTTCATTGTGCTACTCGTTTACGTTTTGTATTAAATGATGAAAGTAAAGCTGATGCAGAATCACTGAAAAAACAGAAAGGTGTGATTACGGTAGTAAAAAGCGGTGGACAATTTCAAGTGGTAATTGGCAATCATGTTGCCGATGTATTTAGTGACATAATGCAGCTTACCAATCTTAATGAAAATAGCACGACAAATGCTAACCCTGATAAAAAAATGGGTGTTTTTTCAAAATTAATTGATTTAGTTTCCGGTATTTTTATTCCAGCGTTAGTTGTAATTGTCGCTGGAGGTATTTTTAAGGGAATAATCGCTTTATTGCAAGTGTTAGAGATTGTCAATGCGGATTCTGAAACTTATAACTTCTTGTTCGCAATTGCCGATGCGCCATTTTATTATTTACCAATCATTTTAGGTTTTTCAGCCGTTAAAAAATTCGGCGGAAATCCTTACGTTGGTATGGCATTAGGTGGAGCATTAGTTCATCCCAATATCGTTGGTATGTTGGGTGGTGCATTTGAACTACAAACTTCATTATTTATGATACCCATCAAGTTAATTCCTTATGCATCATCGGTGTTTCCTATAATCATCGCTAGCTGGTTCTATTCGTTATTAGAAAGCAATTTTAATAAGATTATGCATGATTCGTTTAAAAAATTCATTGCCCCATTACTTGGTATTATCATTACCGTACCATTAACGTTTGCCGTCATTGGCCCAGTTGTAGCATTTTTAAGTGATATTGTTGCGGCTGGCATTATCAATGTTTATGAACTTAACTCGGTAATTGCATCGATGATTTTAGCAGGACTTTGGCAAGTGATGGTTATTTTTGGTATTCATTGGGGAATGGTGCCATTTGCGATGAACAATTTTGCCCTTTACAGCCAAGACTTTATGATGCCTATCTTGTTCCCAGCAGTATTTGCACAGGTCGGTGCTGTTTTAGCGGTCATGTTACGCAGTAAAGATCCACAAATGAAAACGTTAGCCAGTTCGTCGGTTTTATCAGGTATTTTTGGGGTAACAGAACCTGCCATCTATGGAATTAACTTACCATTAAAACGCCCATTTGTTATCGGCTGTATATCAGCAATGATTGGCGGTGGTATTGTTGGTTATTACCATTCGGTTATCTATTCATTCAGCTTTATTAGTATTTTCTCATTCTTACAATTAATTCCGCCAACAGGAATTGATGAAAAATTCTATGCGGTGGTATTTGGTTCTCTCATTTCATTCGGTGTTTCTACAACTGTAACTTACCTGTTTGGTATACCAAAAGATAAAAAAGCAGCCGATGAAAATCAACCGCAAAACAATGAAGATAAAAAACAAACCGATGAAGTTAAACAAGTCGATACAATCACTATTTCAAGCCCGATGACAGGTAAAGTGATTCCATTAAGTCAAGTTAATGATCCTACTTTTGCAGGAGAACTAATGGGTAAAGGTTCGGCAATCATCCCAACAATTGGTCAAGCATTAGCGCCAGAAGACGGAGAAGTGGTATCCCTATTTAGAACCAAACATGCTATTGGACTTGTAACTAATTCAGGTGCAGAAATACTGATTCATATTGGTATCGACACCGTTAAATTAGATGGACAACATTTTAAAGCACATATCGAAGCAGGTAGTAAAGTTAAAAAAGGCGATCTATTAGTCAGCTTTGATATTGATGCTATAAAACAGGCTGGATTTGAAGTCACAACTCCAATAATTATAACAAACACTGATAACTATAAAGATATACAAACTATTTTTATGCAAGATGATATTCAAGCTGGCGATGCATTACTAGCATTAAATAAATCCGAAGATAAGGAGTAA
- a CDS encoding glycoside hydrolase family 1 protein, whose translation MSKLFPSDFLWGGAIAANQVEGAYREDGKGLSTSDCTPNGLFGDIVDRNKNDITSIKDRAIDFYHRYPEDISLFAEMGFTCLRTSIAWTRIFPNGDELEPNEAGLAFYDKLFDEMLKHNITPLVTLSHYEMPYYLVTQYGGWGDRKVIEFFTRYAKTVFERYKNKIKHWLTFNEINMSLHEPFTGVGLDRNSTKAQIYQAIHHQLVASSQAVKLCHQIIPDAKIGNMLLGALAYPLTPKPEDVWATLQENHGWLFFGDVQARGYYPTYMTRYFKENNIELEITDQDREDLKETIDFISFSYYMSCCGTADDSLRQKGNILDMVPNPYLKASEWGWQIDPIGIRYLLNMLYERFQKPLFIVENGLGAKDKLEADGTINDDYRINYMNDHLVQVREAINDGVEVMGYTSWGPIDLISASKAEVTKRYGFIYVDLNQDGTGTLTRYKKKSFYWYKSVISSQGATLK comes from the coding sequence ATGTCTAAACTATTTCCTAGTGATTTTTTATGGGGCGGCGCAATTGCTGCCAACCAAGTTGAAGGGGCTTACCGAGAAGACGGTAAAGGCTTATCTACATCGGACTGTACGCCAAATGGCTTATTTGGCGACATTGTAGACCGTAATAAAAACGATATTACTAGTATTAAAGATCGAGCAATCGATTTTTATCATCGCTATCCTGAGGACATCTCTTTATTTGCCGAAATGGGCTTTACCTGCCTACGCACATCCATTGCATGGACACGTATTTTCCCTAACGGTGATGAATTAGAGCCAAATGAAGCAGGTCTTGCTTTTTATGACAAATTATTTGATGAAATGCTCAAACATAACATCACGCCATTAGTCACATTATCTCATTATGAGATGCCCTATTATTTAGTCACTCAATATGGTGGTTGGGGTGATCGCAAAGTAATTGAATTCTTCACCCGTTATGCTAAAACAGTCTTTGAACGCTATAAAAATAAAATTAAACATTGGTTAACATTCAATGAAATTAATATGTCTCTACATGAGCCATTTACGGGTGTTGGTCTTGATAGAAACAGTACCAAAGCACAAATTTATCAAGCAATTCATCATCAACTTGTTGCTAGTAGCCAAGCTGTTAAGTTATGTCACCAAATTATTCCTGATGCCAAAATTGGCAATATGCTACTAGGTGCACTAGCCTATCCACTCACGCCAAAACCTGAAGATGTCTGGGCAACCTTACAAGAAAACCATGGCTGGCTATTCTTTGGTGATGTACAAGCACGCGGTTATTATCCAACTTATATGACTCGTTATTTTAAAGAAAATAATATTGAGTTAGAAATTACGGATCAAGATCGTGAAGATTTAAAAGAAACCATCGATTTTATCTCATTTAGTTACTATATGAGCTGCTGTGGTACCGCTGATGATTCTTTACGCCAAAAAGGTAATATCTTAGATATGGTACCAAATCCATATCTAAAAGCATCGGAATGGGGTTGGCAAATCGATCCTATCGGCATCCGTTATCTACTTAATATGCTCTATGAACGTTTCCAAAAACCGTTATTTATTGTTGAAAATGGCCTTGGTGCTAAAGACAAATTAGAGGCAGATGGCACCATCAATGATGATTACCGTATTAATTATATGAATGATCACCTAGTACAAGTACGCGAAGCAATCAACGACGGTGTTGAAGTAATGGGTTATACCAGTTGGGGACCAATTGACTTAATCAGTGCTTCAAAAGCGGAAGTAACTAAACGTTATGGATTTATCTATGTCGATTTAAATCAAGATGGAACCGGTACTTTAACACGTTATAAAAAGAAAAGTTTTTATTGGTATAAATCAGTGATTTCATCCCAAGGGGCGACCTTAAAATAA